The Vicia villosa cultivar HV-30 ecotype Madison, WI linkage group LG1, Vvil1.0, whole genome shotgun sequence genome includes a region encoding these proteins:
- the LOC131660943 gene encoding benzaldehyde dehydrogenase, mitochondrial-like gives MPQIATEKSPILLRFYDLVEKHNDEIAALETWNIGKLYDQAAKTESPMFVCLFRYYVGWPDKIHRMTILVDGNYHVQTLHEPIGVTGQIIPWNFLLLMFAWKVGPVLACGNTIALKTSKKTPLTDIIVAKLLHEVRP, from the exons AAAAAAGTCCTATATTGTTACGCTTTTATGATTTGGTTGAGAAGCATAATGATGAGATTGCAGCTCTGGAAACATGGAACATTGGAAAGCTTTATGATCAGGCTGCCAAGACTGAATCACCtatgtttgtgtgtttatttcgCTATTATGTTG GGTGGCCTGATAAGATTCACAGGATGACAATCCTAGTTGATGGAAATTACCATGTCCAAACATTGCATGAACCAATTGGTGTAACAGGACAAATTATACCTTGGAATTTCCTTCTACTTATGTTTGCTTGGAAAGTTGGACCAGTACTAGCATGTGGTAATACCATTGCACTGAAGACTTCTAAGAAAACACCGCTAACGGATATCATCGTGGCGAAACTACTTCATGAAGTAAGGCCATGA